From the Oceanicaulis alexandrii DSM 11625 genome, one window contains:
- a CDS encoding GrlR family regulatory protein: MQNGLYIASFRTPLDDAKGVIIIQDSRVLGGDSGMYYVGSVSGPENELQVKMVVTNHDPSRLSVFGEFDKFALTLTGKREGDAYVFQGRADAAPSMRFEAVLEKAAD; encoded by the coding sequence ATGCAAAACGGTCTCTACATCGCCTCCTTCCGCACCCCGCTTGATGACGCCAAGGGCGTGATCATCATCCAGGACAGCCGCGTACTGGGTGGAGATTCGGGTATGTATTATGTCGGCAGCGTTTCGGGTCCCGAAAACGAGCTGCAGGTGAAGATGGTGGTCACCAATCACGACCCCTCCCGCCTGTCGGTCTTTGGTGAGTTCGACAAATTCGCCCTCACCCTGACCGGAAAGCGCGAAGGCGACGCCTATGTCTTCCAGGGCCGGGCGGACGCCGCTCCCTCCATGCGCTTCGAAGCTGTTCTGGAAAAAGCCGCAGATTAA